The following are from one region of the Stigmatella ashevillena genome:
- the ftsE gene encoding cell division ATP-binding protein FtsE, with translation MIQIFHVYKAYPGDPPVLSDVNLHVEKGEFIFLTGPSGAGKTTLLKLLFCAEKATKGQILVGGRNIARIRESAVPYLRRNIGVVFQDFKLLPHRTVEDNVAFTLDVLGVPRDEARDKVHRMLKLVGLEHKARSYPLRLSGGEQQRVVIARALVNDPTILLADEPTGNLDPALTVEIMDLLNQVNIRGTTVMVATHDSTLLARYQKRTVRLERGFIVSDEDGVKAARRMAAV, from the coding sequence ATGATCCAGATTTTCCATGTGTACAAAGCCTACCCGGGGGATCCCCCCGTGCTCTCGGACGTCAACCTGCACGTCGAGAAAGGGGAGTTCATCTTCCTGACGGGCCCCTCGGGCGCGGGGAAGACCACGTTGCTGAAGCTGCTGTTCTGCGCGGAGAAGGCAACGAAGGGGCAGATTCTGGTGGGGGGACGGAACATCGCGCGCATCCGCGAGTCGGCCGTGCCCTACCTGCGGCGCAACATCGGCGTGGTGTTCCAGGACTTCAAGCTGTTGCCCCACCGCACGGTGGAGGACAACGTCGCCTTCACCTTGGACGTGCTGGGCGTGCCCCGGGACGAGGCGCGCGACAAGGTCCACCGCATGCTCAAGCTGGTGGGGCTCGAGCACAAGGCCCGCTCATACCCGCTGCGCCTGTCCGGTGGAGAGCAGCAACGCGTGGTCATCGCGCGCGCGCTGGTCAATGATCCCACCATCCTCCTGGCCGACGAGCCCACCGGCAACCTGGATCCCGCGCTCACCGTGGAGATCATGGACCTGCTCAACCAGGTGAACATTCGCGGCACCACCGTCATGGTGGCCACGCACGACAGCACGCTCTTGGCGCGCTACCAGAAGCGCACGGTGCGGCTGGAGCGTGGGTTCATCGTGTCGGACGAGGACGGCGTCAAAGCGGCCCGGCGGATGGCGGCGGTATGA
- a CDS encoding murein hydrolase activator EnvC family protein — translation MSRVLLLLLLVAAAPVLAQDETAERAAVREQLAAQRATVALIESKRVSVLEGVEMLEQMVSLSRRRMQVLEKDLAVFRKRVAVAEREEAVAREVLRQQIHRLSPRLRAMYRLTRREPLEVLLSSQDFSSLVWRARTLEATMKSDLELLRAVQHVARLQGRALRELKRLQASLSTRVAFIKEQSVLAERQQEAMRDVVANLAGEAELARRVVRELEQADAELTRIIDDMEAGIPATGFRSLRGKLPFPTPGIVEVGFGRVVNPRFNTVTVQKGLDIRATAGAPVRAVAPGKVVYAGWLRGYGNLLILDHGGGYHSLMAHLEQVSSEVGLELQAGDEVGTVGDTGSLKGAYLYFEIRQDGRAVDPKPWLLPAS, via the coding sequence ATGAGCCGGGTTCTTCTTCTCCTGCTTCTGGTCGCCGCCGCCCCCGTGCTCGCTCAGGACGAGACGGCGGAGCGGGCCGCCGTGCGCGAGCAGCTCGCCGCGCAGCGGGCCACCGTGGCCCTCATCGAGTCGAAGCGGGTCTCCGTCCTGGAAGGGGTGGAGATGCTGGAGCAGATGGTGAGCCTGTCGCGCAGGCGCATGCAGGTGCTGGAGAAGGACCTGGCGGTCTTCCGCAAGCGGGTGGCCGTGGCCGAGCGCGAGGAGGCGGTGGCGCGGGAGGTGCTCCGTCAGCAGATTCACCGGCTGTCCCCCCGCTTGCGCGCCATGTACCGGCTCACGCGCCGCGAGCCCCTGGAGGTGCTGCTGTCCTCCCAGGACTTCTCCTCGCTCGTCTGGCGTGCGCGGACGCTGGAAGCGACGATGAAGAGCGACCTGGAGCTGCTGCGCGCCGTGCAGCACGTGGCACGGCTTCAGGGCCGGGCCCTGCGGGAGCTCAAGCGGCTCCAGGCGTCGCTCTCCACGCGCGTGGCCTTCATCAAGGAGCAGTCCGTGCTGGCCGAGCGGCAGCAGGAGGCGATGCGGGATGTGGTGGCCAACCTCGCGGGCGAAGCCGAGCTGGCCCGTCGGGTGGTGCGTGAGCTGGAGCAGGCGGACGCGGAGCTGACGCGCATCATCGACGACATGGAGGCGGGGATTCCGGCCACCGGCTTCCGCTCGCTCCGCGGCAAGCTGCCTTTTCCCACCCCCGGCATCGTGGAAGTGGGGTTTGGCCGGGTGGTCAACCCCCGCTTCAACACCGTCACGGTGCAGAAGGGGCTGGACATCCGGGCCACCGCGGGCGCTCCCGTTCGCGCCGTGGCTCCTGGCAAGGTCGTCTATGCGGGGTGGCTGCGCGGCTACGGCAACCTGCTCATTCTCGACCATGGGGGCGGCTACCACTCGCTCATGGCCCACCTGGAACAGGTGTCTTCCGAGGTAGGCTTGGAGCTTCAGGCCGGGGACGAAGTCGGTACCGTGGGCGACACCGGCTCCTTGAAGGGGGCCTACCTTTATTTCGAGATTCGGCAGGACGGGCGGGCCGTGGACCCGAAGCCTTGGTTGCTTCCCGCCTCCTGA
- a CDS encoding S41 family peptidase codes for MNRQLPSWRAALAVALLLAAPAALADREDDTYKNLEVFARVLSYVENNYVEPVDNARLMQGAIKGMLETLDPHTLYMPPEVFKEMKIETSGEFGNLGIEITRKGERIIIVAPIDDTPAARAGLRAGDEILRIDEQSIQGLDLATVLQKMRGPAGKRVLLTLMREGFSAPRDIAIIRDHIRIVSVEGALYGGLAHVKVKNFQDRTDLYLRKELDRLRALNGGKELSGLVLDLRNNPGGLLDQSVAMSDRFLPGNLPIVSTRGRNGRSATEERSKDRDTEPNYPMVVLVNAGSASASEIVAGALQDHGRAVIMGSQTFGKGSVQTVIELEDGSGLKLTIARYYTPLGRSIQERGITPDFLIPDEPGTKPGQEAPREKDLKRHFKAEPGVAAPHSGEGARTLPANLAPWEVTAKLKDFPLKVALDYLHSVVGAPSPPSAGAGQQ; via the coding sequence GTGAACCGCCAGCTCCCCTCGTGGCGCGCGGCGCTCGCGGTGGCCCTGCTGCTCGCCGCCCCCGCCGCGCTCGCGGACCGTGAGGATGACACCTACAAGAACCTGGAGGTGTTCGCGCGCGTGCTCTCCTACGTGGAGAACAACTACGTGGAGCCGGTGGACAACGCCCGGCTCATGCAAGGCGCCATCAAGGGCATGCTCGAGACGTTGGATCCCCACACCCTCTACATGCCGCCCGAGGTCTTCAAGGAGATGAAGATCGAGACCTCGGGGGAGTTCGGGAACCTGGGCATCGAAATCACCCGCAAGGGCGAGCGCATCATCATCGTCGCGCCCATCGACGACACGCCGGCCGCGCGGGCCGGCCTGCGCGCGGGCGATGAGATTCTCCGCATCGACGAGCAGAGCATCCAGGGGCTGGACCTGGCCACGGTGCTCCAGAAGATGCGAGGGCCCGCGGGCAAGCGGGTCCTGCTCACCCTCATGCGCGAGGGCTTCAGCGCCCCCCGGGACATCGCCATCATCCGGGACCACATCCGCATCGTGTCCGTGGAAGGGGCCCTCTATGGGGGCCTCGCGCACGTGAAGGTGAAGAACTTCCAGGACCGCACGGACTTGTACCTTCGCAAGGAGCTGGACCGGCTGCGCGCCCTCAATGGGGGCAAGGAACTGAGCGGGTTGGTGTTGGATCTGCGCAACAACCCGGGGGGACTGCTGGATCAGTCCGTGGCGATGAGCGACCGGTTCCTGCCGGGCAACCTCCCCATTGTCAGCACGCGGGGGCGCAATGGGCGCAGCGCCACCGAGGAGCGCAGCAAGGACCGCGACACGGAGCCCAACTACCCGATGGTGGTGCTGGTGAACGCGGGCAGCGCGTCGGCCTCGGAGATCGTCGCCGGGGCGCTCCAGGACCACGGGCGCGCGGTCATCATGGGCTCGCAGACCTTCGGCAAGGGCAGCGTGCAGACCGTCATCGAATTGGAGGATGGCTCGGGGCTGAAGCTGACGATTGCCCGGTACTACACCCCCTTGGGGCGCAGCATCCAGGAGCGGGGCATCACCCCGGACTTCTTGATTCCGGACGAGCCGGGGACCAAGCCCGGCCAGGAGGCACCGCGCGAGAAGGACCTGAAGCGGCACTTCAAGGCGGAGCCCGGGGTGGCGGCCCCCCACTCGGGGGAAGGGGCGCGCACACTGCCAGCAAATCTCGCGCCCTGGGAGGTCACCGCGAAGCTCAAGGACTTTCCGCTCAAGGTCGCCCTGGACTACCTCCACTCGGTGGTGGGCGCCCCGAGCCCGCCCTCGGCGGGGGCCGGACAGCAGTAG
- a CDS encoding cell division protein FtsX — protein MTALSKVSYFWRSAAGGLKHSPFVHFIAITTIAIALFAAGLTRTAGHALDGLLASLGGEVEVTVYLAPELSPEQVEAMRGQLETASGGRAVLVNPDEALGRLARELGDLGEALAQLPENPLPPSLELAVAPERRTPEGLEALAQQVRTLPGVTGVDYGQEAVERLTAIARALRYGGVVAFAVVLFATIIIVSATLQLAIYARREEIEIQKLVGATDRFVKAPFLIEGLLQGLLGAGVALAGLWLFGQLVGPSLASLFSFLLGPSSGEPLVRPGLALELVAAGGGLGLVGSFIAVGRFLRV, from the coding sequence ATGACGGCGCTGTCCAAGGTCTCCTATTTCTGGCGCTCGGCCGCCGGAGGCCTGAAGCACTCCCCCTTCGTTCACTTCATCGCCATCACCACCATCGCCATCGCGCTGTTCGCCGCGGGGCTCACCCGCACCGCGGGGCACGCCCTGGATGGGTTGCTCGCCTCGCTGGGGGGGGAAGTCGAGGTGACGGTGTACCTGGCGCCAGAGCTGTCCCCGGAGCAGGTGGAGGCCATGCGCGGGCAACTGGAGACCGCCAGTGGCGGCCGGGCCGTGCTGGTGAATCCGGACGAGGCCCTGGGACGCTTGGCGCGAGAGCTGGGAGACCTGGGAGAGGCGCTCGCGCAGTTGCCCGAGAACCCGCTGCCTCCCTCCCTGGAGCTGGCGGTGGCCCCCGAGCGGCGGACCCCCGAGGGGTTGGAGGCGCTGGCCCAGCAGGTGCGCACGCTGCCGGGCGTCACGGGCGTGGACTATGGCCAGGAGGCGGTGGAGCGGCTGACGGCCATCGCCCGCGCGCTGCGGTATGGCGGGGTGGTGGCCTTCGCGGTGGTGCTCTTCGCCACCATCATCATCGTGTCCGCCACGCTCCAACTCGCCATCTACGCGCGGCGCGAGGAGATTGAAATCCAGAAGCTCGTGGGCGCCACGGACCGCTTCGTCAAGGCGCCCTTCCTCATCGAAGGGCTCCTCCAAGGGCTGCTGGGCGCAGGGGTGGCGCTCGCGGGGTTGTGGTTGTTTGGCCAGCTGGTGGGCCCCTCGCTGGCCTCCCTGTTTTCCTTCCTGCTGGGCCCCTCCTCGGGAGAGCCCCTGGTGCGTCCGGGGCTGGCGCTGGAGCTGGTGGCGGCGGGCGGAGGGCTCGGACTGGTGGGCAGCTTCATCGCGGTGGGGCGCTTCCTACGGGTATGA
- a CDS encoding alpha/beta fold hydrolase, with the protein MDLMGGVQKMTRQMLVARGVRSTVRTVGGQSVHSYELKGQGKGPPVVLVHGLGGSANGFSRVMFPLGRRFSRVLALDLPGHGFSTEFCAGPGCVRGQFDTLRAWVEQTVGEPAFVVGNSLGGAMVVNLAAEASGLVRALGLVAPAGAALSQETFDALLSSFAVETAEEARSLTRRLFHKAPLPLLLLSSEMRKFYATPAVQALTEDARTTRASLTPEALQSLSMPVLLLWGGSERLLPSETLDYFRAHLPPHAQVQVVKGFGHVPQMERPDELVARLVAFADKAGL; encoded by the coding sequence GTGGACTTGATGGGTGGAGTGCAAAAGATGACGCGCCAGATGCTGGTGGCGCGGGGGGTGCGGTCGACGGTGAGGACCGTGGGGGGCCAGTCCGTGCACTCCTATGAGCTGAAGGGACAGGGCAAGGGGCCCCCGGTGGTGCTCGTGCATGGGCTGGGCGGCTCGGCCAATGGCTTCTCCCGGGTGATGTTCCCGCTGGGGCGGCGCTTCTCCCGGGTGCTGGCGCTGGATTTGCCCGGGCATGGCTTTTCCACGGAGTTCTGCGCGGGGCCCGGGTGTGTGCGCGGTCAGTTCGACACGCTGCGGGCCTGGGTCGAGCAGACCGTGGGGGAGCCCGCCTTCGTGGTGGGCAACTCCCTGGGGGGCGCCATGGTGGTCAACCTGGCCGCGGAGGCGTCCGGGCTCGTCCGGGCCTTGGGATTGGTGGCCCCCGCGGGCGCCGCCCTGTCTCAGGAAACCTTTGACGCGCTGTTGTCCTCCTTCGCCGTCGAGACCGCCGAGGAGGCGCGCTCCCTCACCCGGCGCCTCTTCCACAAGGCCCCTCTGCCCCTGCTGCTGCTCTCCAGCGAGATGCGGAAGTTCTATGCCACCCCTGCCGTGCAGGCCCTGACCGAGGATGCCCGGACCACGCGCGCCAGCCTGACGCCCGAGGCGCTCCAAAGCCTGTCCATGCCGGTGTTGCTGCTCTGGGGAGGGAGCGAGCGGTTGCTTCCCTCCGAGACGCTCGATTACTTCCGGGCGCACCTGCCCCCCCATGCCCAGGTCCAGGTGGTGAAGGGCTTCGGCCATGTGCCCCAGATGGAACGGCCGGACGAGCTGGTCGCTCGCCTGGTGGCCTTCGCCGACAAGGCAGGGTTGTAG